Proteins encoded in a region of the Clostridium butyricum genome:
- the fabF gene encoding beta-ketoacyl-ACP synthase II, with the protein MDRRVVITGMGAVTPIGNDVNTFWNNAKEGKLGIDYITIIDKESVDVKVAGEVKNFDPEAIVGKKECKRLDRFEQFGLVAAHEAIENSGLDLEKEDLERIGVIVGSGIGGLQSIETECTKLESGKSKRVSPFFIPMAIINLVAGNIAIKYGLKGPCTSVVTACATGTNSIGDAFRMIKHGYADVMVAGGSEAPITKIGMGGFNGMKALNSNNDPKKASIPFDKDRSGFVMGEGAGVLVLESLEHAEKRGANIIAEVLGYGSTCDAYHITSPIPDGSGASKAIRDALNEGGINPEEVSYINAHGTSTQLNDKFETNAIKNVFGEDTKIPVSSTKSMTGHLLGAAGAIEAIICAKALEDGFIPPTIGYNTPDEGLDLDYVPNVGRKQDLQYVLTNSLGFGGHNAVLLLKKWK; encoded by the coding sequence ATGGATAGAAGAGTTGTTATAACAGGTATGGGAGCAGTAACTCCTATTGGAAATGATGTTAATACATTTTGGAATAATGCCAAAGAAGGAAAACTTGGAATAGATTATATAACAATAATTGATAAAGAGTCTGTTGATGTAAAAGTAGCAGGAGAAGTTAAAAATTTTGATCCTGAAGCTATAGTAGGTAAAAAGGAATGTAAAAGACTAGATAGATTTGAACAGTTTGGATTAGTAGCAGCTCATGAAGCTATTGAAAATTCTGGATTAGATTTAGAAAAAGAAGACTTAGAAAGAATCGGAGTAATTGTTGGTTCTGGAATTGGTGGACTTCAAAGTATTGAAACAGAATGTACAAAACTAGAGTCAGGTAAATCTAAGAGAGTATCTCCTTTCTTTATACCTATGGCAATAATAAATCTTGTAGCAGGTAATATTGCAATTAAATATGGTTTGAAAGGTCCATGTACATCAGTAGTAACAGCATGTGCAACTGGAACAAATAGTATTGGTGATGCATTTAGAATGATTAAACATGGATATGCAGATGTTATGGTTGCAGGTGGATCAGAAGCGCCTATAACAAAAATTGGAATGGGCGGATTTAATGGAATGAAAGCATTAAATTCAAATAATGATCCTAAAAAAGCATCTATACCATTTGATAAAGATAGAAGTGGATTTGTTATGGGTGAAGGTGCTGGTGTTTTAGTATTAGAATCATTAGAGCATGCAGAAAAAAGAGGAGCAAATATAATTGCAGAAGTTTTAGGATATGGTTCAACATGTGATGCATATCATATTACATCTCCTATTCCAGATGGAAGTGGAGCTTCAAAGGCAATTAGAGATGCATTAAATGAAGGTGGAATTAATCCAGAAGAAGTTTCATATATAAATGCTCATGGAACATCGACTCAATTAAACGATAAATTTGAAACAAATGCAATTAAGAATGTGTTTGGAGAAGATACAAAGATTCCAGTGTCATCAACTAAGTCAATGACAGGACATCTTTTAGGTGCAGCAGGTGCTATTGAAGCAATTATATGTGCAAAAGCTTTAGAAGATGGATTTATACCACCAACAATAGGATATAATACACCAGATGAAGGTCTAGATTTAGACTATGTTCCTAATGTAGGAAGAAAACAAGATTTACAATATGTACTTACTAATTCTTTAGGTTTTGGTGGTCATAATGCAGTTTTACTTTTAAAGAAGTGGAAGTAA
- the fabG gene encoding 3-oxoacyl-[acyl-carrier-protein] reductase, whose protein sequence is MLKGKCALVTGASRGIGKAIALKLASLGANLVLNYRSSEQEALEVEKQVKDMGVDAISIKGDISKLEDVETLVSTAKEKFGAIDIMVNNAGITKDTLILRMKEEDFDTVIDVNLKGVFNCLKTITPVMVRQKYGKIINLSSVVGISGNAGQVNYSASKAGVIGMTKSLAKEVGSRGINVNAVAPGFIETDMTDVLGDKYKDEIKKNIPLKKLGKPEDVANVVAFLASENSDYITGQVIHVDGGMLM, encoded by the coding sequence ATGCTAAAGGGTAAATGTGCACTTGTAACAGGGGCATCAAGAGGAATAGGAAAAGCTATTGCTTTGAAGTTAGCATCCCTTGGAGCTAATTTGGTTTTAAATTATAGAAGTAGCGAGCAAGAAGCTTTAGAAGTTGAAAAGCAAGTTAAAGATATGGGTGTTGATGCCATAAGTATTAAAGGTGATATTTCTAAACTTGAGGATGTAGAAACACTTGTTTCAACAGCTAAAGAGAAATTTGGTGCAATTGATATTATGGTTAATAATGCAGGTATAACTAAAGATACTTTAATACTTAGAATGAAAGAAGAAGATTTTGATACAGTTATAGATGTAAATTTAAAAGGTGTATTCAATTGTTTAAAAACAATTACACCTGTAATGGTAAGACAAAAGTATGGTAAGATCATAAATCTTTCATCGGTTGTTGGTATTTCAGGAAATGCAGGGCAGGTAAATTATTCAGCATCTAAAGCAGGTGTAATAGGAATGACAAAATCCCTTGCAAAAGAGGTCGGTTCAAGAGGAATCAATGTAAATGCTGTAGCACCAGGATTTATTGAAACTGATATGACTGATGTTTTAGGAGATAAATATAAAGATGAAATAAAGAAGAATATTCCACTTAAAAAACTTGGAAAGCCTGAAGATGTTGCTAATGTAGTCGCTTTTCTTGCAAGTGAAAATTCAGATTATATTACTGGCCAGGTTATTCATGTTGATGGTGGAATGTTAATGTAG
- the fabD gene encoding ACP S-malonyltransferase, with protein sequence MNSRKIAFLFPGQGVQTVGMAKELYENIPECKEILDSSEEILKMPLKKMMFEGPEDLLTETENAQPTILVASLMALKALEINGIDAEYAAGLSLGEYAALINGGALSLEDGLRLVKERGRIMGNALPEGLGTMAAILKLNDEKLEELLERSRKFGIIEGANFNCPGQVSVSGEFKAVEEAVKIAKELGGLGIMLNVSGPFHSSLLKEASEEFYNTIKKANIKPLKKEVYSNVKGTLYEENDDIRDLLKKHIRSSVLFEKTIRDMLEKGVDTFIEVGPGKALRGFVKKIDRKAILLNVEDVNSLNNTISALNV encoded by the coding sequence ATGAATAGTAGAAAAATAGCATTTCTTTTTCCAGGTCAAGGTGTTCAGACCGTTGGAATGGCAAAGGAATTATATGAAAACATACCAGAATGTAAAGAAATATTAGACTCTAGTGAAGAAATTTTAAAAATGCCATTAAAGAAGATGATGTTTGAAGGTCCAGAGGACCTTCTTACTGAAACTGAAAATGCTCAACCAACAATATTGGTAGCATCACTTATGGCGTTAAAAGCATTAGAGATAAATGGAATAGATGCAGAATATGCTGCAGGATTAAGTCTTGGTGAATACGCAGCTCTTATAAATGGTGGAGCATTATCGCTAGAAGATGGATTACGTCTTGTTAAGGAACGAGGAAGAATAATGGGAAATGCGTTGCCGGAAGGACTTGGAACAATGGCAGCAATTTTAAAATTAAATGATGAAAAGTTAGAAGAATTATTAGAAAGATCAAGAAAATTTGGAATAATCGAAGGTGCGAATTTTAATTGTCCTGGTCAGGTTTCAGTGTCAGGAGAATTTAAAGCAGTTGAAGAAGCTGTTAAAATTGCAAAAGAATTAGGTGGATTAGGAATTATGCTTAATGTAAGTGGTCCGTTCCATAGTTCACTTTTAAAAGAAGCAAGTGAGGAATTTTATAATACAATTAAAAAAGCAAATATCAAACCTCTTAAAAAAGAAGTATATTCAAATGTAAAAGGAACTTTATATGAAGAAAATGATGACATAAGGGATCTTTTGAAAAAGCATATCAGATCATCAGTTCTTTTTGAAAAGACTATAAGAGATATGCTTGAAAAAGGTGTTGATACATTTATTGAAGTTGGGCCTGGTAAAGCTTTAAGAGGATTTGTTAAAAAAATAGATAGAAAAGCAATATTGCTAAATGTTGAAGATGTGAATTCATTAAATAATACCATTTCAGCACTGAATGTATAA
- the fabK gene encoding enoyl-[acyl-carrier-protein] reductase FabK, with protein MEKNRVCELLKIEYPIFQGGMARIADASLAAAVSEAGGLGIITGAAPTEWVREQIREAKKITDKPFGVNIMLMSENAEEIADLVCEEGIKVVTTGAGSPGKYMAKWKEHDIKVIPVVASVALAKRMEKSGADAIIAEGTESGGHVGQLTTMALVPQVVDAVSIPVIAAGGIGDGRGVAASFMLGSEGIQIGTRFLVAKECTVHQNYKDKVLKAKDIDTEVTGRPTGHPVRVLRNKLARTYIKMEKDGASLEELEQLGVGALRKAVVDGDVDNGSVMSGQIAGLVNKEQTAKEIIEELFTEAKERFKLFGGRDE; from the coding sequence ATGGAGAAAAATAGAGTATGCGAACTTTTGAAAATAGAATATCCTATCTTTCAAGGTGGTATGGCCAGAATTGCCGATGCATCGCTAGCAGCTGCTGTAAGTGAAGCGGGCGGACTTGGAATAATAACTGGAGCAGCGCCAACAGAATGGGTCAGAGAACAAATTAGGGAAGCTAAAAAGATCACAGACAAGCCTTTTGGTGTAAATATAATGTTAATGTCAGAAAATGCAGAGGAAATTGCAGATTTAGTTTGTGAAGAAGGCATAAAAGTTGTAACAACAGGGGCTGGAAGTCCAGGAAAGTATATGGCTAAATGGAAAGAACATGACATAAAAGTTATTCCAGTAGTTGCCTCAGTAGCTCTTGCAAAAAGAATGGAAAAATCAGGTGCAGATGCAATTATTGCAGAAGGAACTGAATCTGGAGGCCATGTTGGTCAGTTGACTACTATGGCATTAGTACCACAAGTTGTTGATGCCGTAAGCATTCCTGTTATAGCAGCTGGTGGTATTGGTGATGGAAGAGGTGTTGCAGCATCATTTATGCTTGGATCAGAAGGCATTCAGATTGGTACAAGATTTCTTGTAGCAAAAGAATGCACAGTACATCAAAATTACAAAGATAAAGTGCTAAAAGCTAAAGATATAGATACAGAAGTTACTGGAAGACCAACAGGTCATCCTGTAAGAGTTCTAAGAAATAAGCTTGCAAGAACTTATATAAAAATGGAAAAAGACGGTGCAAGTTTAGAAGAATTAGAGCAATTAGGTGTAGGTGCATTAAGAAAGGCCGTTGTTGATGGTGATGTAGATAATGGCTCAGTCATGTCAGGACAGATTGCAGGACTTGTTAATAAGGAACAGACTGCTAAGGAAATAATAGAAGAATTATTTACAGAAGCAAAGGAAAGATTTAAGCTTTTTGGAGGCAGAGATGAATAG
- a CDS encoding acyl carrier protein gives MLFEEIREVICEQLGIEKEEVTLETTFDELGADSLDLFQIVIELEEKYEIQIEEVENLKTINDAVEYVKSHKEN, from the coding sequence ATGTTATTTGAAGAAATTAGAGAAGTTATTTGTGAACAATTAGGAATTGAAAAGGAAGAAGTTACTTTAGAAACAACATTCGATGAATTAGGAGCAGATTCTTTAGATTTATTCCAAATAGTAATTGAACTTGAAGAAAAGTATGAAATTCAAATAGAAGAAGTAGAAAATTTAAAGACTATAAATGATGCAGTAGAATATGTAAAATCACATAAAGAAAATTAA
- a CDS encoding beta-ketoacyl-ACP synthase III: protein MSNVGIAGTGAYVPSLAVTNDDISELVETNDEWIMKRTGIRERRISQGEDTSDMASKAALCALERADVDPRDVDLIIVATISPDMFIPSVACLVQSKIGADDAACFDINVACSGFVYAMEIAQSMMKSMNYKNALIIGSETLSKVINWKDRSTCILFGDGAGAAVLKRTEEPGIIKSYLKSEGKKGDALTIGAADFNTPFSKESVERDRHIYMNGGDVLKFAVNALADSVNKVLDETGLSMDDIKYIVPHQANVRIIQSAAKKLHTDLDKFYINLERYGNTSSASVPIALNEMYEKGMLKKGDKFILVAFGGGLTYAATMIEW from the coding sequence ATGAGTAATGTTGGAATTGCAGGGACAGGAGCATATGTACCTTCTTTGGCAGTGACAAATGATGATATAAGTGAACTTGTAGAAACTAATGATGAATGGATTATGAAGAGAACTGGAATAAGAGAAAGAAGAATTTCTCAAGGTGAAGATACGTCAGATATGGCTTCAAAAGCTGCATTGTGTGCTTTAGAAAGAGCAGATGTTGATCCAAGAGATGTTGATTTGATTATAGTTGCAACAATAAGTCCAGATATGTTTATACCTTCAGTTGCATGTCTTGTACAAAGTAAAATAGGTGCAGATGATGCGGCTTGCTTTGATATTAATGTAGCATGTTCTGGATTTGTTTATGCAATGGAAATAGCACAAAGCATGATGAAATCAATGAATTATAAAAATGCTCTTATAATTGGTTCAGAGACTTTATCAAAGGTTATAAATTGGAAAGATAGATCAACATGTATTTTATTTGGTGATGGAGCTGGTGCTGCAGTTTTAAAAAGAACTGAAGAACCAGGAATAATAAAATCATATTTAAAATCAGAAGGTAAAAAAGGTGATGCATTAACAATAGGAGCTGCTGATTTTAATACTCCATTTTCAAAAGAGTCTGTTGAAAGAGATAGACATATATATATGAATGGTGGAGATGTATTAAAATTTGCAGTAAATGCACTTGCGGATTCAGTAAACAAAGTTTTAGATGAAACAGGACTTTCTATGGATGATATTAAGTATATAGTACCACATCAAGCTAATGTTAGAATAATACAATCAGCAGCTAAGAAGCTACATACTGATTTAGATAAATTTTATATTAATCTTGAGAGATATGGAAATACGTCATCAGCTTCAGTTCCTATTGCATTAAATGAAATGTATGAAAAAGGAATGTTAAAAAAAGGTGATAAGTTTATACTTGTAGCCTTTGGTGGAGGCTTGACATATGCAGCCACTATGATAGAATGGTAA
- a CDS encoding MarR family winged helix-turn-helix transcriptional regulator: MSKSTVIINELLVELFNDVLQIEEQSLKDGPISDLSITEIHTLEAIGMYDQKSMSEVAQNLKITVGTLTTAINKLIKKEYVERKRIEEDRRVVLIKLTKKGKLAYRLHDKFHKDMVNTAVDGLNDKEEEVLIHSLTKINKFFKEKYEL; the protein is encoded by the coding sequence ATGAGCAAATCTACAGTTATTATCAATGAATTATTGGTAGAATTGTTTAATGATGTTTTACAAATAGAAGAACAGAGTTTAAAAGATGGACCGATTTCGGATTTATCTATAACTGAAATTCATACACTTGAGGCAATTGGAATGTATGATCAGAAAAGTATGTCTGAAGTTGCACAAAACCTAAAAATAACAGTTGGAACTTTGACAACAGCAATTAACAAACTTATAAAAAAGGAATATGTTGAAAGAAAAAGAATAGAGGAAGATAGAAGAGTTGTTTTAATTAAGCTGACTAAAAAAGGCAAACTTGCTTATAGGCTGCATGATAAATTTCATAAAGATATGGTTAATACAGCTGTAGATGGATTAAATGATAAAGAAGAAGAAGTTTTAATTCATTCTCTAACGAAGATTAATAAATTTTTTAAGGAAAAATATGAATTGTAA
- a CDS encoding DUF3592 domain-containing protein — protein sequence MVSILLMSIGITFIVIGIMFFLDKIKLIKYGIKAEGEIIDFKKGMSSYINEDKQIVYITVSRPVIRFVDENNEIRIITYDISENDRSYKIGDKVMLAYTRNDPEYVELAEKQIAFSMLCKLISLGIMFIVFSVILWMI from the coding sequence ATGGTTAGTATTTTGTTAATGTCCATAGGGATAACATTCATAGTAATTGGAATTATGTTTTTTTTGGATAAGATAAAACTGATTAAATATGGTATAAAGGCTGAAGGTGAAATAATAGATTTTAAAAAGGGTATGTCATCATATATTAATGAAGATAAACAGATAGTTTATATAACCGTATCTAGACCTGTAATAAGGTTTGTAGATGAAAATAATGAAATTAGAATAATAACATATGATATTTCAGAAAATGACAGAAGTTATAAAATAGGGGATAAGGTTATGCTGGCTTATACAAGAAATGACCCTGAATATGTGGAGCTTGCAGAAAAACAAATTGCTTTTTCTATGTTATGTAAATTAATTTCATTAGGTATAATGTTTATTGTATTTTCAGTGATATTGTGGATGATATGA
- a CDS encoding tetratricopeptide repeat protein: MQNKNYLYNNYLNMARNLRTENNLLKALSFYKKAYSLEIGKKDIELLIDMALIYDEIGLKSEAEEKYFEIIELDKDEARAYYGLAIIYDDNDELGTAKKYYEKAIEKNPNYDKAYFFLANIYDIWDDRENAIYNYKKSIDINPNELWAYANLSCIYEEEKEYEKALEYIEKALDIDKNNYKILFNKGVILNKLNRVEESKEYYKKSIEVNPKYPYSFLNLAVMYKENKEYEKAINIINEGIKENEEQGFLYYNRACFYVHIDKNEEAFYDVKRSIELDELFFDYMKKDSELDPIRKLEEYKKFMEYRK; encoded by the coding sequence ATGCAAAATAAAAATTATTTATACAATAATTATTTAAATATGGCTAGAAATCTAAGGACTGAAAATAATTTATTAAAAGCTTTGTCTTTTTATAAAAAGGCGTATAGTCTAGAAATTGGGAAAAAGGATATAGAACTTCTAATAGATATGGCTCTTATATATGATGAGATTGGGCTTAAAAGTGAAGCAGAAGAAAAATACTTTGAAATAATTGAATTAGATAAAGATGAAGCCAGGGCTTATTATGGATTGGCTATTATATATGATGATAATGATGAATTAGGAACAGCAAAAAAATATTATGAAAAGGCTATAGAAAAAAATCCTAATTATGATAAGGCATATTTCTTTTTGGCTAATATTTATGATATTTGGGATGATAGAGAGAATGCTATATACAATTATAAAAAGTCAATAGATATTAATCCCAATGAACTTTGGGCTTATGCTAATTTATCATGTATTTATGAAGAAGAAAAAGAATATGAAAAAGCATTGGAATATATAGAAAAAGCTTTAGATATAGATAAAAACAATTATAAAATATTATTTAATAAGGGTGTCATACTAAACAAGCTTAATAGAGTAGAAGAAAGTAAGGAATATTATAAAAAATCCATAGAGGTAAATCCTAAATACCCATATAGTTTTTTGAATTTAGCAGTTATGTATAAAGAAAATAAAGAATATGAAAAAGCAATTAATATTATAAATGAAGGAATTAAAGAAAATGAAGAACAAGGATTTTTATATTATAATAGGGCATGTTTTTATGTTCATATAGATAAAAATGAAGAAGCCTTTTATGATGTAAAAAGGAGTATAGAATTAGATGAACTGTTTTTTGATTACATGAAGAAAGACTCGGAATTAGATCCAATAAGGAAATTAGAAGAATATAAAAAATTTATGGAGTATAGGAAATAG
- a CDS encoding heavy metal-binding domain-containing protein: MIILTIDSVPGKEIKEVKGLVKGSTVRCKNIGRDIMAGFKNIVGGEMDGYNEMLTEARKIAIGRMIDEATSIGANAVVGMRLTSSAIAQGAAEMVAYGTAVVIEE, encoded by the coding sequence ATGATAATTTTGACAATAGATAGTGTACCAGGGAAAGAGATAAAAGAGGTAAAGGGTTTAGTTAAAGGAAGTACTGTAAGATGCAAGAACATAGGTCGTGATATTATGGCAGGATTTAAAAATATAGTTGGTGGAGAAATGGATGGTTATAATGAAATGCTTACAGAAGCAAGAAAAATAGCCATAGGAAGAATGATTGATGAAGCGACTTCTATTGGAGCAAATGCAGTAGTTGGGATGAGATTAACATCATCGGCTATTGCACAGGGTGCTGCAGAAATGGTGGCTTATGGTACAGCTGTAGTTATAGAGGAATAG
- a CDS encoding sensor histidine kinase, whose product MILENNKKKLSDMLLIIKVSMIIFTVIIVYMHLSEYWMNTRMEVVGKINIFTAMFFLLITIVVYMLCILMSPKVEMYHNVFKLKWLIENILCILFISLPVHFFVTYTNEYKYIFLLLILSSTIQYGSKYGMITSLFSSIAILSTDLLYAPIKDGINMIFQQDIIMTGIFIVIGWIFGYYVDLVSEEDRKKENKLNVLNSKLEEKIKQRKEIQKILVNNETCYDILFENSINAVIVHKDGKILYANRSASNLLGYDYIDDFNVKTICEFYTEKQREYINSKYQKIEKEHMSKVIEEETIIDMFGKVIPVSNTSSFFLYKEESAILTVLTDVTNEKKIESLKLDMEKNIKILNETKEFNMLIRSFFINMSHELKTPITVMYSAIQAIDLNIQKYNSDSVERDRVYIKNMKQNCLRMIRLINNFVDATRLEAGEMKISKENGDIVDAVESIIQKTAQYIHDKNIELIFDTNVEEKLMAFDKEVMKRILLNLISNAIKFGDKKQKIQIDLNSVDDYVFINVKDEGRGIPRNKLDVIFERFGQVDNSLSRECEGSGVGLYLVKCFVELHNGKIKIISNEGEGTEVIICLPVEVLDDMEFSSKRIVESDEEKIQREFSDIYSI is encoded by the coding sequence GTGATTTTGGAAAATAATAAAAAGAAACTATCTGATATGCTGCTGATAATAAAAGTATCAATGATAATTTTTACTGTTATTATAGTGTATATGCATTTATCAGAATATTGGATGAATACAAGGATGGAGGTTGTTGGTAAAATAAATATATTCACAGCAATGTTTTTCTTACTGATTACAATAGTAGTTTATATGCTGTGTATATTAATGTCTCCCAAAGTAGAGATGTATCATAATGTATTCAAATTAAAATGGCTTATAGAAAATATATTATGTATATTATTTATATCTTTACCAGTACATTTTTTTGTAACATATACCAATGAATATAAGTATATTTTTTTATTACTTATATTATCGAGCACAATTCAATATGGATCCAAATACGGTATGATAACTTCATTATTTTCATCAATAGCCATACTCAGTACAGATTTATTGTATGCACCTATAAAAGATGGAATAAACATGATATTTCAACAAGATATAATAATGACAGGGATATTTATAGTAATAGGATGGATTTTTGGATATTATGTTGATTTGGTATCTGAAGAAGATAGGAAAAAAGAAAATAAATTAAATGTATTAAATAGCAAACTTGAAGAAAAAATCAAGCAAAGAAAAGAAATACAAAAAATACTAGTAAATAATGAAACTTGTTATGATATATTATTTGAAAATTCAATAAATGCAGTTATTGTACATAAAGATGGAAAAATACTATATGCTAATAGAAGTGCTAGTAATTTATTAGGGTATGATTATATAGATGACTTTAATGTAAAGACAATTTGTGAATTTTATACTGAAAAGCAACGTGAATATATAAATAGTAAATACCAAAAAATAGAGAAAGAGCATATGTCAAAGGTTATTGAAGAAGAAACAATTATTGATATGTTTGGTAAGGTTATACCAGTTAGCAATACATCGTCTTTTTTTCTTTATAAAGAAGAAAGTGCGATTTTGACAGTCTTAACTGATGTGACAAACGAGAAGAAAATAGAAAGCCTAAAGCTTGATATGGAAAAAAATATTAAGATATTAAATGAGACAAAAGAATTCAATATGTTGATTAGAAGCTTTTTCATTAATATGTCTCATGAACTTAAAACACCAATAACAGTTATGTATTCTGCAATCCAAGCTATAGATTTAAATATTCAAAAATATAATTCAGATAGTGTTGAAAGAGATAGAGTGTATATAAAAAACATGAAACAAAACTGTCTTAGAATGATACGTTTAATTAATAATTTTGTGGATGCTACAAGGTTGGAAGCTGGTGAAATGAAAATCAGCAAGGAAAATGGTGATATTGTAGATGCTGTTGAAAGTATAATACAAAAAACAGCACAATATATACATGATAAAAATATTGAATTAATATTTGATACAAATGTTGAAGAAAAATTAATGGCATTTGATAAAGAAGTAATGAAACGAATATTATTAAATCTAATATCTAATGCAATAAAATTCGGTGATAAAAAACAAAAAATCCAAATAGATTTAAATTCTGTGGATGATTATGTATTTATTAATGTAAAAGATGAAGGAAGAGGGATTCCTAGGAATAAACTGGATGTTATCTTTGAACGCTTTGGACAAGTTGATAATTCTTTATCTAGAGAATGTGAAGGATCAGGAGTGGGATTGTATTTAGTAAAGTGCTTTGTTGAGCTACATAATGGAAAGATAAAAATAATAAGTAACGAAGGTGAAGGAACAGAAGTTATAATATGTCTTCCAGTAGAAGTATTAGATGACATGGAATTTTCTAGTAAGAGAATTGTTGAAAGTGATGAAGAAAAGATACAAAGGGAATTTTCAGATATTTATTCAATATAA
- the purD gene encoding phosphoribosylamine--glycine ligase produces MKILLIGSGGREHTLAWKMAQSRKVEKIFVAPGNGGTAIADKCENINITDMDELIKFAKKECIDLTVVGPEDPLTNGVVNKFKKEGLKIFGPAENGARLEGSKSFSKDFMKKYGVKTAEYATFTDVYEALKYLETCTYPTVVKADGLAAGKGVIICENKEEAIAAVNECMVDEKFGSAGNKIVIEEFLEGIEASILSITDGKTIIPFLSGKDHKQIFDGGKGPNTGGMGVMAPNPYITEEAMKDFEENIMAKTLYGIREEGFDFKGIIFFGIMITKKGVYLLEYNVRMGDPETQSVLYLMESDLVELIEAALREELDKATVKWKDGVCINVVLASKGYPGDFVKGYEITIDEKVKDKVFLAGAKFEDGVLKTNGGRVLSVIGCGKDIEEARKEAYDNIKYVNFKDSYCRTDIGIFK; encoded by the coding sequence ATGAAAATTCTTTTAATAGGTTCAGGTGGAAGAGAGCATACATTAGCTTGGAAAATGGCTCAAAGTAGAAAAGTAGAGAAAATTTTTGTGGCACCAGGTAATGGTGGTACTGCAATTGCAGATAAATGTGAAAATATAAATATAACAGATATGGATGAATTGATAAAGTTTGCAAAAAAAGAATGTATTGATTTAACTGTGGTTGGACCAGAAGATCCTTTAACTAATGGAGTAGTTAATAAATTCAAGAAAGAAGGATTAAAAATATTTGGACCAGCAGAAAATGGTGCAAGACTTGAAGGAAGTAAGAGTTTTTCAAAAGATTTTATGAAAAAGTATGGAGTGAAAACTGCAGAATATGCTACATTTACAGATGTATATGAAGCTTTAAAATATCTTGAAACATGTACTTATCCTACAGTTGTAAAGGCAGATGGTCTTGCAGCAGGTAAAGGTGTTATAATTTGTGAAAATAAAGAAGAAGCAATTGCAGCAGTGAATGAGTGTATGGTTGATGAGAAATTTGGAAGTGCTGGAAATAAAATTGTCATTGAAGAATTCCTTGAAGGTATTGAAGCATCGATACTTTCAATTACAGATGGAAAAACAATAATTCCATTCCTATCAGGTAAAGATCATAAGCAGATATTTGATGGTGGTAAGGGACCAAATACTGGAGGAATGGGGGTTATGGCTCCTAATCCATATATTACAGAAGAAGCAATGAAAGATTTTGAAGAAAATATTATGGCAAAAACACTTTATGGAATTCGTGAAGAAGGGTTTGATTTTAAAGGGATAATATTCTTTGGAATAATGATAACTAAAAAAGGAGTTTATCTTTTAGAATATAACGTAAGAATGGGAGATCCTGAAACTCAATCAGTTCTTTATTTAATGGAAAGTGATCTTGTTGAACTTATAGAAGCAGCACTTAGAGAAGAGTTGGATAAGGCTACTGTTAAGTGGAAAGATGGGGTATGCATAAATGTTGTTTTAGCATCAAAAGGATATCCAGGAGATTTTGTAAAGGGATATGAAATAACAATAGATGAAAAGGTAAAAGATAAAGTATTCTTAGCTGGAGCTAAATTCGAAGACGGAGTATTAAAGACAAATGGAGGAAGAGTTTTATCAGTTATAGGATGTGGAAAAGATATTGAAGAAGCAAGAAAAGAAGCCTATGACAATATTAAATATGTTAATTTCAAAGATTCTTATTGTAGAACTGATATAGGCATATTTAAATAA